In a single window of the Luteolibacter yonseiensis genome:
- a CDS encoding leucine-rich repeat-containing protein kinase family protein, producing the protein MSHDTLTLLRSGGLHGIHRLDLAADLTEFPREIYDLADTLEILNLSDNQLAELPDDLPRLKKLRIIFCSGNRFTRLPEVLGGCPDLEMIGFRGNHIGSVPAAALPPNLRWLVLTDNRISELPPEIGLCKRLQKLMLSGNLLTALPAEMSALKSLELVRLSANRLEKLPGFLLSLPRLAWLAFGGNPCSPVPAVTAGGIDWDRIETHEKLGEGASGVVFKARLKAENGYDFQDVAVKLFKGGMTSDGLPESEISACLAAGTHPGLIEALGRIIGHPDGTAGLVMRLADPDFHVLAGPPDLRTCTQDIYPEDRHFPYAVARRMAGGIAKAAGHLHSRGVVHGDLYAHNILWSARGECLLGDFGAASSAPVSCAGSLEAIEIRAFGHLLGELLARVVPEKGRETDIEELLALKDHCLCPDPQYRPTFRDITDFLSPE; encoded by the coding sequence ATGTCGCACGACACCCTCACTCTCCTCCGCTCCGGCGGACTTCATGGCATCCACCGTCTCGATCTGGCGGCGGATCTGACGGAATTTCCACGGGAAATCTACGACCTGGCGGACACGCTTGAGATCCTCAATCTCTCGGACAACCAGCTTGCGGAACTGCCGGATGATCTTCCGCGTTTGAAAAAACTCCGCATCATCTTCTGCTCCGGCAACCGCTTCACCCGGCTGCCTGAGGTTCTGGGCGGTTGTCCGGATCTCGAAATGATCGGCTTCAGGGGGAATCACATCGGGAGCGTTCCCGCGGCCGCCTTGCCACCGAATCTCCGCTGGCTTGTTCTTACTGACAACCGCATTTCAGAGCTGCCGCCTGAAATCGGGCTCTGCAAACGCCTCCAGAAGCTCATGCTTTCCGGAAATCTTCTGACGGCGCTTCCCGCGGAGATGTCCGCACTCAAGAGTCTCGAACTGGTCCGGCTCTCGGCGAACCGCTTGGAGAAACTCCCTGGGTTCCTGCTTTCCCTCCCCCGCCTCGCATGGCTGGCCTTCGGGGGAAACCCCTGTTCACCCGTGCCTGCGGTCACCGCCGGAGGCATTGATTGGGATCGAATCGAAACGCATGAAAAACTCGGCGAGGGTGCGTCCGGGGTCGTTTTCAAGGCGCGGTTGAAGGCGGAAAACGGATACGATTTCCAAGACGTCGCGGTGAAGCTTTTCAAAGGAGGCATGACCAGCGACGGGCTTCCGGAAAGCGAAATCTCAGCCTGCCTGGCAGCCGGGACACACCCGGGTCTCATAGAAGCATTGGGGCGGATCATCGGTCATCCGGATGGGACCGCAGGGTTGGTCATGCGCCTTGCCGATCCGGATTTCCATGTTCTCGCAGGTCCGCCCGACCTCAGAACATGCACCCAGGACATCTACCCGGAAGACCGGCACTTTCCTTATGCCGTCGCGAGGAGGATGGCGGGCGGAATCGCCAAGGCCGCCGGGCACCTTCACTCGCGTGGTGTGGTACACGGGGATCTTTACGCGCACAACATCCTGTGGAGCGCACGCGGTGAATGCCTCCTGGGGGACTTCGGTGCTGCTTCATCTGCTCCGGTTTCTTGTGCGGGTTCTCTGGAAGCCATTGAGATAAGGGCGTTTGGCCATCTGCTCGGTGAGCTTCTGGCGCGGGTGGTGCCGGAGAAGGGCCGCGAAACCGATATTGAGGAACTGCTCGCCCTCAAGGACCACTGCCTGTGCCCGGATCCGCAGTATCGTCCGACCTTCCGTGATATCACGGATTTCCTTTCCCCTGAATGA
- a CDS encoding polysaccharide lyase family protein, with product MRLLFCFLSVLILTAIPVAAGDVTVTQEGGSFRMSNGALTATIEKRSGRVTAVRLGDAELLGKGTGYWSMAASSGRSRVGGFGVSKSQFVSIDPATNGGERAEVVCEFHGTGADQAYPGKVQIRYSIGRQSTTFYATALLEHGGEDAPFRIGEGRFVIKLDGGVFDQLTIDKDRNWIMPTGADWDAGSPLNLKEARRMTTGRHAGWAEHKYSYSAILEKVPAYGWVGSRRGFGVWMINPSMEYIAGGPTKMELTGHLDVGNGGLPTLLNMWHGSHYGGTVLSLARGEKWSKVIGPFAIHFNKGADPAGLWAAALAEAKVERAAWPYSWVKMTEYPAASGRGGVSGKIRIQEKDGTSPSADSMWVGLTEPEYAAGREGWGREMIGWQRDGKYYQYWVRAQPDGSFSLTGIRPGNYVLHAFADGVMGEFLRKDVEVKSGLVREAGELVWSPERAGPTLWQIGIPDRSAAEFRNGDRYWYWGNYLKYRTDFPNGVDYTVGRSDWRKDWHICQPLELSEDCRVLGDSTWKVRFSLEKVPADGTRLRISFCGSRQGSELGLSLNGSGIGSTGPLPENGTMHRDSSRGYWFERGFDIPAARLREGENVLELRLSGSQWHQGVLYDCLRMEAVSPQEAGAEVDAGRRGRRGIFTFMGGIQ from the coding sequence ATGCGACTCCTCTTCTGTTTTCTTTCCGTCTTGATTCTTACCGCGATCCCGGTGGCTGCGGGGGATGTCACCGTGACCCAGGAAGGGGGGAGTTTCCGCATGTCGAACGGCGCGCTGACCGCCACCATTGAAAAACGTTCGGGACGGGTGACCGCGGTGAGGCTGGGCGATGCCGAATTGCTGGGAAAAGGCACGGGCTATTGGTCCATGGCGGCCTCCTCCGGGCGATCGCGGGTCGGGGGATTCGGCGTTTCGAAAAGTCAGTTCGTCTCCATCGACCCGGCGACGAACGGAGGAGAGCGGGCGGAGGTGGTTTGTGAATTCCACGGCACGGGTGCGGATCAGGCCTATCCGGGGAAGGTCCAGATCCGCTACTCCATCGGCCGGCAGAGCACAACCTTTTATGCCACCGCCCTGCTGGAGCATGGCGGCGAGGACGCGCCTTTCCGGATAGGTGAGGGGCGTTTCGTCATCAAGCTGGATGGCGGTGTTTTCGACCAGCTCACCATCGACAAGGACAGGAACTGGATCATGCCCACGGGGGCGGATTGGGATGCGGGTTCCCCGCTCAATCTGAAGGAGGCCCGCCGCATGACGACCGGAAGACACGCCGGCTGGGCCGAGCACAAGTACAGTTATTCCGCCATTCTGGAAAAAGTCCCGGCCTACGGGTGGGTTGGCAGCCGGCGGGGGTTCGGCGTGTGGATGATCAATCCGAGCATGGAATACATCGCGGGCGGGCCGACGAAAATGGAGCTCACCGGTCATCTCGATGTCGGAAATGGCGGACTTCCCACATTGCTGAACATGTGGCACGGCAGCCATTACGGTGGGACCGTGCTGTCGCTCGCACGAGGAGAGAAATGGTCGAAAGTCATCGGTCCGTTCGCGATTCATTTCAACAAGGGGGCAGATCCGGCGGGCCTGTGGGCTGCGGCGCTCGCCGAGGCGAAAGTGGAACGCGCCGCGTGGCCCTATTCATGGGTGAAGATGACGGAGTACCCTGCCGCAAGCGGTCGCGGTGGCGTTTCCGGGAAAATCCGCATTCAGGAAAAGGATGGGACATCTCCATCTGCCGACAGCATGTGGGTGGGTCTCACGGAACCGGAATATGCCGCTGGAAGGGAGGGCTGGGGACGCGAGATGATCGGGTGGCAGCGGGACGGAAAATACTATCAATACTGGGTCCGCGCCCAGCCGGATGGATCGTTTTCCCTCACAGGGATCAGGCCCGGAAACTACGTTCTTCATGCCTTTGCGGACGGTGTGATGGGTGAGTTCCTGAGAAAGGACGTGGAGGTGAAGTCCGGTCTGGTGAGGGAGGCCGGAGAGCTGGTGTGGTCTCCCGAACGTGCGGGACCCACGCTCTGGCAGATCGGTATTCCGGACCGCAGCGCGGCGGAATTCCGCAATGGGGACCGCTACTGGTATTGGGGGAATTATTTGAAATACAGAACGGATTTTCCGAACGGGGTGGACTATACCGTCGGCAGGAGCGATTGGCGGAAGGACTGGCACATCTGCCAACCGCTGGAACTTTCCGAAGACTGCCGGGTGCTGGGAGACTCCACATGGAAGGTTCGCTTCTCCTTGGAAAAGGTCCCGGCGGATGGCACGCGTCTGAGGATTTCCTTCTGCGGTTCCCGCCAGGGTTCGGAGCTGGGCCTGTCACTCAATGGTTCCGGGATCGGTTCGACCGGCCCGCTGCCTGAGAACGGCACCATGCACAGGGACTCGAGCCGTGGCTACTGGTTCGAACGCGGCTTCGACATTCCCGCGGCACGCTTGAGGGAGGGCGAAAACGTGCTGGAGCTTCGTCTCAGCGGCTCGCAGTGGCATCAGGGCGTGTTGTATGACTGTCTCAGGATGGAGGCCGTCTCTCCACAGGAGGCGGGCGCGGAGGTGGACGCGGGTCGTCGCGGACGGCGGGGAATATTTACCTTTATGGGGGGTATCCAGTGA
- a CDS encoding leucine-rich repeat protein — translation MKKRSFLSAICSVAFLCQSPLFADTYGPYTYTEHADSITIDRYESEVWQAVVAEVPETIAGKPVTVIGAHAFARYWMMKHIVLPKGIVRIEDGAFEGCSEVVDINIPSGVVSIGESAFASLFELQAVDLPSGLTHLGDRAFEDCWEIRSVKIPPGITRIGPSTFYGCNSLSEVTFPATLTHIGDYAFGSCWRLEYARFAGNAPALGVDAFDGVSNFFAVYSYYWSKGFTYPTWQGFDSELIRIPRLEILGPKGFPLKNGGTVQAFGDAKVGKRGKSKSYVIDNGGARELANISLTKSGANKGDFTVTPLPKKSLKGYKSMEFIVTFNPKGKGTRNATLLIRSNDPRNPAFEVKLTGKGLAR, via the coding sequence ATGAAAAAACGATCCTTCCTTTCGGCCATCTGTTCGGTCGCATTCCTGTGCCAGTCCCCGCTGTTTGCGGACACCTACGGTCCGTACACCTACACCGAGCATGCGGATTCCATCACGATCGACCGCTACGAGTCCGAAGTGTGGCAGGCGGTCGTAGCGGAGGTTCCCGAGACCATCGCGGGCAAACCCGTCACCGTCATCGGCGCCCACGCGTTCGCCAGGTATTGGATGATGAAACACATCGTCCTTCCCAAGGGCATCGTCCGTATCGAGGACGGGGCTTTCGAGGGGTGCAGCGAGGTGGTGGACATCAATATCCCCTCCGGCGTGGTCTCCATCGGTGAAAGTGCTTTCGCCTCTCTCTTCGAGCTCCAAGCGGTCGACCTTCCGTCCGGTCTCACCCACCTCGGGGACAGGGCGTTCGAAGATTGTTGGGAGATCCGGAGCGTGAAAATCCCGCCCGGAATCACCCGGATCGGGCCTTCCACCTTCTATGGCTGCAACTCGCTCAGTGAAGTCACGTTTCCCGCCACCCTCACCCATATCGGGGATTACGCCTTCGGCTCCTGCTGGCGGCTGGAATATGCCAGATTCGCGGGAAACGCCCCCGCGCTGGGAGTGGATGCCTTTGATGGCGTTTCGAATTTTTTCGCGGTCTATTCCTACTATTGGAGCAAGGGATTCACCTACCCCACCTGGCAGGGATTCGATTCCGAGCTGATCCGCATCCCGAGACTCGAAATCCTGGGGCCCAAGGGGTTCCCCCTGAAGAACGGCGGAACCGTGCAGGCTTTCGGCGACGCGAAGGTCGGCAAGCGGGGCAAATCCAAAAGCTATGTCATCGACAATGGAGGGGCGCGCGAACTGGCAAACATCTCTCTCACCAAAAGCGGTGCGAACAAAGGCGACTTCACGGTCACACCCCTGCCGAAAAAATCGCTGAAGGGCTACAAATCCATGGAATTCATCGTGACCTTCAACCCCAAGGGAAAGGGCACCCGCAACGCCACCCTCCTCATCCGGAGCAATGATCCGAGAAACCCCGCTTTCGAGGTGAAACTCACGGGAAAAGGCCTGGCCCGGTGA
- a CDS encoding leucine-rich repeat protein, which yields MNLPSLSLAITCVLLFASGLLPAGTLGPITYINDGTSVAISRFSDDIEGPVVIPETIEGKPVTTIGAYAFMGCWNLTEVTLPSGITRIEEFAFLRCEQIASLAIPAGVRWIGNGAFMGLDQLTSVTIPSGITLIGNYTFEDCTNLENVMIPQGVTRIGTYAFGGCTSLASVKIPASVTRIDDHAFTDCMDFEEVTFLGDAPSMGKGVFDYGTTVYSSPNKKGFTFPKWQGYDSEFIPTPVIAVVSEDKRVLKNGKGKQQFGSAKVGKKGGEKVYAIANVGNLGLTGLTFILSGANKGDFKILTSRRITKLQGGEYVGLLVRFIPKGKGLRKATLQIRSNDPKNPSFLVNLSGQGK from the coding sequence ATGAACCTTCCATCCCTTTCTTTGGCAATCACCTGTGTGTTGCTTTTCGCTTCCGGGCTGCTTCCGGCGGGCACCCTGGGTCCGATCACCTATATAAATGACGGGACCTCCGTCGCCATCAGCCGTTTCTCGGACGATATCGAGGGGCCGGTGGTGATTCCCGAGACCATCGAAGGCAAGCCGGTGACCACCATCGGCGCCTACGCTTTCATGGGTTGTTGGAACCTGACGGAGGTCACCCTTCCTTCCGGAATCACCCGTATTGAGGAATTCGCGTTCCTGCGTTGCGAGCAGATCGCAAGCCTGGCCATCCCGGCAGGCGTCAGGTGGATCGGCAATGGTGCCTTCATGGGGCTGGACCAGCTCACGTCCGTCACCATCCCCTCCGGCATCACCCTGATCGGAAATTACACTTTCGAGGACTGTACCAATCTGGAGAACGTGATGATCCCTCAAGGAGTCACCCGCATCGGCACCTACGCCTTCGGCGGCTGCACATCGCTAGCGAGCGTGAAGATCCCCGCCAGCGTGACCCGTATCGATGATCACGCGTTCACGGACTGCATGGATTTCGAAGAGGTGACGTTTCTGGGAGACGCCCCCTCCATGGGAAAAGGGGTGTTCGATTATGGCACGACCGTCTATTCCTCGCCCAATAAGAAAGGATTCACCTTTCCAAAGTGGCAGGGCTATGATTCCGAGTTCATTCCCACCCCCGTCATCGCGGTGGTGTCGGAGGACAAGCGCGTCCTGAAAAACGGCAAGGGCAAGCAACAGTTCGGCTCGGCGAAGGTCGGAAAGAAGGGCGGGGAAAAGGTATACGCCATCGCGAACGTGGGGAATCTCGGCCTCACCGGCCTCACCTTCATCCTGAGCGGCGCGAACAAGGGGGACTTCAAGATCCTCACCTCCCGCCGCATCACGAAGCTGCAGGGCGGTGAATACGTGGGCCTGCTCGTGCGGTTCATCCCCAAGGGCAAGGGTCTCCGCAAGGCGACGCTGCAGATCAGGAGCAATGATCCTAAAAACCCTTCATTCCTGGTCAATCTCTCAGGGCAAGGGAAGTGA
- a CDS encoding thiazole synthase, whose protein sequence is MSQLTIAGRTFDSRLFLGTGKFPSNESMRDALAASGTGIVTVALRRADLTGKADPYANILEFIDPDKYLLLPNTSGAMNAEEAVRLARLAAAAGLPKWVKLEIHPDPTYLLPDPIETLKAAEILVKEGFTVLPYINADPVLAKRLQEAGTATVMPLGAPIGSNRGVVTRDQIRIIIEQAIVPVVVDAGLGAPSHAAEAMELGADAVLVNTAIAIASDPVRMAVAFRQAVEAGREAYELGLPEVSDQAHATSPLTGFLG, encoded by the coding sequence ATGTCCCAACTCACCATCGCAGGCCGCACGTTCGATTCCCGTCTTTTCCTCGGCACGGGGAAATTCCCGTCGAATGAATCCATGCGCGACGCCCTCGCCGCCAGCGGTACCGGCATCGTCACCGTGGCGCTCCGCCGGGCGGACCTCACCGGCAAGGCGGACCCCTACGCGAACATCCTCGAATTCATCGATCCGGACAAATACCTGCTCCTCCCGAACACCAGCGGAGCGATGAACGCGGAGGAGGCCGTGCGCCTCGCCCGTCTCGCCGCCGCCGCAGGCCTGCCAAAATGGGTGAAACTGGAAATCCACCCGGACCCGACTTATCTCCTTCCCGATCCGATCGAAACGCTCAAGGCGGCTGAAATTCTCGTGAAGGAGGGGTTCACCGTGCTGCCCTACATCAACGCGGACCCCGTGCTGGCCAAGCGGCTACAGGAGGCGGGCACCGCCACCGTCATGCCGCTCGGCGCGCCCATCGGCTCGAACCGCGGCGTTGTCACCCGCGACCAGATCCGCATCATCATCGAGCAGGCCATCGTCCCCGTGGTGGTGGACGCCGGCCTCGGCGCGCCCAGCCACGCCGCGGAAGCCATGGAACTCGGTGCGGACGCCGTCCTCGTCAACACCGCCATCGCCATCGCCAGCGACCCGGTGCGTATGGCTGTCGCCTTCAGGCAGGCGGTGGAGGCCGGCCGCGAAGCCTACGAACTCGGACTGCCTGAAGTTTCGGACCAGGCGCACGCCACCAGCCCGCTCACCGGATTCCTCGGCTGA
- a CDS encoding HAD family hydrolase yields the protein MTFLYDIGRVLLDFDFETSIARILPQDATDHALRMTRILERKDDFETGKIETEEYIAWALEALGSTATPDEFRHAWRNIFTPNEPMWARVRQLAADGHRLILFSNINGIHCPWIFEKYPEFSLFHGSVLSYHTGFIKPAPEIYRHAIETHGLIPGETLYIDDLPQNCATGRELGFRTWQYDLRNHAAFEEWLAIEMAG from the coding sequence ATGACCTTCCTCTACGACATCGGCCGCGTCCTGCTCGATTTTGATTTCGAGACCTCCATCGCCCGCATTCTCCCGCAGGACGCTACGGACCACGCCTTGCGCATGACGAGGATACTGGAACGCAAGGACGACTTCGAAACCGGAAAGATCGAGACCGAGGAATATATCGCCTGGGCGTTGGAGGCGCTCGGCAGCACCGCCACTCCGGACGAATTCCGCCACGCATGGAGGAACATCTTCACTCCGAACGAACCGATGTGGGCCCGTGTCCGCCAGCTCGCCGCCGACGGCCACCGGCTCATCCTCTTTTCAAACATCAACGGCATCCATTGCCCCTGGATCTTCGAGAAATACCCGGAATTCTCCCTGTTCCATGGCTCCGTGCTCTCCTACCACACCGGCTTCATCAAGCCAGCGCCCGAGATCTACCGCCATGCCATCGAAACCCACGGACTCATTCCCGGGGAGACACTCTATATCGACGATCTTCCTCAAAATTGCGCCACCGGCCGTGAGCTTGGTTTCCGCACCTGGCAATACGACCTCAGGAACCACGCGGCCTTCGAGGAATGGCTTGCCATTGAAATGGCGGGCTAG